Proteins from a genomic interval of Buchnera aphidicola (Brachycaudus cardui):
- the metE gene encoding 5-methyltetrahydropteroyltriglutamate--homocysteine S-methyltransferase has product MAILNHTLGFPRIGLNRELKKAQEDYWSSKISRKDLLSVGYEIRKRHWQQQKESGINYIPVGDFAWYDHVLSTSMMLGNIPERHSKINDSIDLDCLFNIARGCSPDISASEMTKWFNTNYHYIVPEFYKDKILKFSWRQILDEVDEALLLGHKVKPILLGPITYLWLGKVKGKYFDRLDILKDIIPIYQEVLQELAKRNIDFVQIDEPALVLELPKKWQESYSYVYNKLHGITQILLTTYFDSVEHNINFIRNLPVQGIHIDLVFGKYNIVDFNTQLPSEWILSLGVVNGRNVWKSDLIKWFKEISKILQHRRKILIGSSCSLLHTPIDLKTEKHLDEEVKQWFSFAVQKCKELSLLSDALNNSNIDSIQEWSAPIYDRSFSKRVHKIEVEERLSKISSNEFQRIDSYHSRAIEQNKKFNLPILPTTTIGSFPQTINIRQLRRDFKLGLINQEEYSINIKKNIKKVIRAQESLDIDVLVHGEAERNDMVEYFSEYLDGFVFTDNGWVQSYGSRCVKPPIIIGDISRPKPITIEWSKYAQSLTYKPVKGMLTGPVTILFWSFPREDIELKKIATQIALALRDEVLDLEQEKIEIIQIDEPALREGLPLRKSAWSEYLSWAVNAFRLSSSSVKNTTQIHTHMCYCEFNDIMDSIALLDADVITIETARSDMELLESFRDFQYPNEVGPGVYDIHSSNIPSIESISILLTKAMKYIPIKRIWVNPDCGLKTRNWIETMSALKNMVEATKKIREKIKNKNFI; this is encoded by the coding sequence ATGGCAATTTTAAATCATACTCTCGGATTTCCAAGAATAGGTTTAAATCGTGAATTAAAAAAAGCTCAAGAAGATTATTGGTCTAGTAAGATTTCACGTAAAGATTTATTGTCAGTGGGATATGAAATAAGAAAAAGACATTGGCAACAACAAAAAGAATCTGGAATAAATTATATACCAGTTGGAGATTTTGCTTGGTATGATCATGTATTAAGTACTAGTATGATGTTAGGTAATATTCCAGAAAGACATAGTAAAATTAATGATTCTATTGATTTAGATTGTTTATTTAATATTGCACGAGGTTGTTCTCCAGATATTTCAGCATCAGAAATGACTAAATGGTTTAATACTAATTATCATTATATTGTTCCTGAATTTTATAAAGATAAAATTTTAAAATTTTCTTGGAGACAAATTTTAGATGAAGTAGATGAAGCATTATTATTAGGACATAAAGTTAAACCTATACTTTTAGGTCCGATTACATATCTTTGGTTAGGAAAAGTAAAAGGAAAGTATTTTGATCGTTTAGATATTCTAAAAGATATTATTCCAATATATCAAGAAGTGTTACAGGAATTAGCAAAGCGTAATATTGATTTTGTTCAGATAGATGAACCTGCTTTAGTGTTAGAATTACCTAAAAAATGGCAAGAATCTTATTCTTACGTTTATAATAAATTGCATGGAATAACACAAATATTATTAACAACATATTTTGATAGTGTTGAACATAATATAAACTTTATTCGTAATTTGCCGGTACAAGGGATTCATATTGATTTAGTTTTTGGAAAATATAATATAGTTGATTTTAATACTCAATTACCATCAGAATGGATATTATCTTTAGGAGTCGTTAATGGTCGTAATGTTTGGAAGTCTGATCTTATAAAATGGTTTAAAGAGATTTCAAAAATTTTACAACATCGTAGAAAAATTTTAATTGGTTCTTCATGTTCTTTATTACATACACCAATTGATTTAAAAACAGAAAAACATTTAGATGAAGAAGTAAAACAATGGTTTTCTTTTGCTGTACAAAAATGTAAAGAATTATCATTATTATCAGATGCTTTAAATAATAGTAATATTGATTCTATTCAAGAATGGAGTGCTCCTATTTATGATCGTAGTTTTTCAAAAAGAGTTCATAAAATTGAAGTAGAAGAACGTTTATCAAAAATTTCAAGTAATGAGTTTCAACGTATAGACTCTTATCATTCACGTGCTATAGAACAAAATAAAAAGTTTAATTTACCTATTTTACCAACGACAACTATTGGGTCTTTTCCGCAAACTATTAATATAAGACAATTACGACGTGATTTTAAATTAGGATTAATTAATCAAGAAGAATATTCTATTAATATTAAAAAAAATATTAAAAAAGTAATAAGAGCACAAGAATCATTAGATATAGACGTTTTAGTGCATGGTGAGGCTGAACGAAATGACATGGTAGAGTATTTTAGTGAGTATTTAGATGGATTTGTATTTACAGATAATGGATGGGTACAAAGTTATGGTTCACGTTGTGTAAAACCTCCTATTATTATTGGTGATATTAGTCGTCCGAAACCAATTACTATAGAGTGGTCTAAATATGCTCAGTCTTTAACGTATAAACCAGTAAAAGGTATGTTGACAGGTCCTGTTACTATTTTATTTTGGTCTTTTCCGAGAGAAGATATAGAATTAAAAAAAATTGCAACACAAATTGCTTTAGCTCTACGTGATGAAGTACTAGATTTAGAACAAGAAAAAATAGAAATAATTCAGATTGATGAACCAGCATTACGAGAAGGTTTACCTTTACGTAAAAGCGCTTGGTCTGAATATTTATCTTGGGCAGTCAATGCATTTCGTTTAAGTTCATCATCTGTAAAAAATACTACACAAATTCATACACATATGTGTTACTGTGAATTTAATGATATAATGGATTCTATTGCTTTATTAGATGCTGATGTAATTACTATTGAAACAGCTCGTTCAGATATGGAGTTATTAGAATCATTTAGAGATTTTCAGTATCCTAATGAAGTTGGACCTGGAGTTTATGATATTCATTCATCAAATATACCTAGTATAGAATCTATTTCTATTTTATTGACTAAAGCCATGAAATATATTCCTATTAAGCGTATTTGGGTTAATCCAGATTGTGGTTTAAAAACAAGAAATTGGATTGAAACTATGTCTGCATTAAAAAATATGGTAGAAGCAACAAAAAAAATAAGAGAAAAAATTAAAAATAAAAATTTTATTTAA
- the purH gene encoding bifunctional phosphoribosylaminoimidazolecarboxamide formyltransferase/IMP cyclohydrolase: MPLSKIIKNALISVSDKTNILKIAQILIKNKINLFSTGGTSEILKKNQIPITEISDYINFPEIMNGRVKTLHPKIMGGILRRPRQDQDIMKLYNIEPIDIVIVNFYPFEEGKYITTNNIDDIINNIDIGGPTLVRAAAKNYQNVIVIVDLYDVELIINSIINNTFNIEKRLYLATKAFQYTLNYEKNISEYFLKKNTLNNNYRKDLFPEEIKLSFIKKQDLRYGENQHQKASFYIEKNILQSGTISTTNQIQGKSLSYNNISDADIALECVKDFQEPACVIVKHQNPCGVAVSHCLLESYLSAYQADSISAFGGIVAFNSSVDENTAKAIINTQFVEVIIAPKISNLALKTLEKKQNIRVLISGSIKKNKIGLDFKRITNGLLVQEHDTCDVDDQKWKCVTQRYPTEQEQKDAVFCWKVARFVKSNAIVYGRNQTTISIGAGQMSRIYSTKLANIKVQDQGRNNIMGATMASDAFFPFRDGIDSAALFGISCIIQPGGSIRDKEVIQAANDHNISMIFTNKRHFKH; encoded by the coding sequence ATGCCCTTATCAAAAATAATAAAAAATGCTTTAATTAGTGTTTCAGATAAAACTAATATTTTAAAAATAGCACAAATATTAATAAAAAATAAAATTAATCTATTTTCAACAGGAGGAACATCTGAAATTTTAAAAAAAAATCAAATACCTATTACAGAAATATCAGATTATATAAATTTTCCAGAAATAATGAACGGACGTGTAAAAACACTACATCCTAAAATTATGGGTGGTATTTTAAGAAGACCAAGACAAGATCAAGATATTATGAAACTATATAATATAGAACCAATAGATATAGTTATCGTAAATTTTTATCCATTTGAAGAAGGGAAATATATTACAACAAATAATATAGATGATATTATCAATAATATTGATATAGGTGGACCTACACTTGTACGTGCAGCTGCAAAAAATTATCAAAATGTTATAGTAATAGTAGATCTTTATGATGTTGAATTAATTATCAATTCTATTATTAATAATACTTTTAATATAGAAAAAAGATTGTACTTAGCAACTAAAGCTTTTCAATATACATTAAATTATGAAAAAAACATCTCAGAATATTTCCTAAAAAAGAATACCTTGAATAACAATTATAGAAAAGATTTATTTCCTGAAGAAATAAAACTTTCTTTTATAAAAAAACAGGATTTAAGATATGGAGAAAACCAACATCAAAAAGCATCTTTTTATATAGAAAAAAACATATTACAATCCGGTACAATCAGTACTACTAATCAAATTCAAGGTAAGTCTTTATCATATAATAATATCTCTGATGCTGATATTGCTTTAGAATGTGTAAAAGATTTTCAAGAACCAGCATGTGTTATTGTAAAACATCAAAATCCATGTGGCGTTGCAGTAAGTCATTGTCTTTTAGAATCATACTTATCAGCATATCAAGCTGATTCTATTTCAGCATTCGGAGGTATTGTTGCTTTTAACTCATCAGTAGATGAAAATACTGCTAAAGCAATTATTAATACACAATTTGTTGAAGTTATTATTGCTCCTAAAATAAGCAATTTAGCATTAAAAACATTAGAAAAAAAACAAAATATACGCGTACTTATAAGTGGTTCAATAAAGAAAAATAAAATAGGACTAGATTTTAAAAGAATTACGAATGGATTACTAGTTCAAGAACATGACACTTGTGATGTAGATGATCAAAAATGGAAATGTGTTACACAGCGTTACCCTACAGAACAAGAACAAAAAGATGCTGTATTTTGTTGGAAAGTAGCTAGATTTGTAAAATCTAATGCAATTGTATACGGTCGCAACCAAACTACTATAAGTATAGGCGCTGGTCAAATGAGCAGAATTTATTCAACTAAATTAGCAAATATTAAAGTTCAGGATCAAGGTCGTAATAATATTATGGGTGCAACTATGGCTTCTGATGCTTTTTTCCCTTTTAGAGACGGAATTGATAGCGCAGCTTTATTTGGAATTAGTTGTATTATTCAACCAGGTGGTTCTATAAGAGATAAGGAAGTAATACAAGCTGCAAACGATCATAATATATCAATGATCTTCACTAATAAGAGACATTTTAAACATTAA
- a CDS encoding HU family DNA-binding protein — protein sequence MNKTQLINIISKKSNLSKIQAKSTLEATLSTIIESLKKGESVQIVGFGTFKVNLRASRIGRNPQTGKEIQIPATKVPSFTSGKTLKNEIK from the coding sequence ATGAATAAAACTCAATTAATTAATATCATTTCTAAAAAATCTAATTTATCTAAAATACAAGCTAAATCCACTTTAGAAGCAACGTTATCTACTATAATTGAATCTTTAAAAAAAGGTGAATCTGTACAAATAGTTGGATTTGGCACTTTTAAAGTTAATTTAAGAGCTTCTCGTATAGGACGTAACCCTCAAACAGGCAAAGAAATACAAATTCCCGCCACCAAAGTTCCTAGTTTTACATCCGGTAAAACACTAAAAAATGAAATTAAATAA